A stretch of Mesoplodon densirostris isolate mMesDen1 chromosome 7, mMesDen1 primary haplotype, whole genome shotgun sequence DNA encodes these proteins:
- the SF1 gene encoding splicing factor 1 isoform X6, protein MATGANATPLDFPSKKRKRSRWNQDTMEQKTVIPGMPTVIPPGLTREQERAYIVQLQIEDLTRKLRTGDLGIPPNPEDRSPSPEPIYNSEGKRLNTREFRTRKKLEEERHNLITEMVALNPDFKPPADYKPPATRVSDKVMIPQDEYPEINFVGLLIGPRGNTLKNIEKECNAKIMIRGKGSVKEGKVGRKDGQMLPGEDEPLHALVTANTMENVKKAVEQIRNILKQGIETPEDQNDLRKMQLRELARLNGTLREDDNRILRPWQSSETRSITNTTVCTKCGGAGHIASDCKFQRPGDPQSAQDKARMDKEYLSLMAELGEAPVPASVGSTSGPATTPLASAPRPAAPASNPPPPSLMSTTQSRPPWMNSGPSESRPYHGMHGGGPGGPGGGPHSFPHPLPSLTGGHGGHPMQHNPNGPPPPWMQPPPPPMNQGPHPPGHHGPPPMVPGKYACGLWGLSPASRKRYDAAATYGHDAAAAAASQWAASTPSLWSSSPMAAAAAAASATPSAQQQYGFQYPFAMAAKYDDYHHERWHRVHPAMATAAGGCRSFSRSPSDARQPHYGAPAPRGPAASAARGPSPSAASAAWFRRHDVCPAPSSSASHGPF, encoded by the exons ATGGCGACCGGAGCGAACGCCACGCCGCTGG acTTTCCCAGTAAGAAGCGGAAGAGGAGCCGGTGGAACCAAGACACAATGGAACAGAAGACGGTGATTCCAGGAATGCCTACAGTTATCCCCCCTGGACTTACTCGGGAACAAGAAAGAGCTTATATAG TGCAACTGCAGATAGAAGACCTGACTCGTAAACTGCGCACAGGAGACCTGGGCATCCCCCCTAACCCTGAGGACAG GTCCCCTTCCCCTGAGCCCATCTACAATAGCGAGGGGAAGCGGCTTAACACTCGTGAGTTCCGCACCCGCAAAAAGCTTGAAGAGGAGCGGCATAACCTCATCACGGAAATGGTTGCCCTCAACCCTGATTTCAAGCCACCTGCAGATTACAA ACCTCCAGCAACACGTGTGAGTGATAAAGTAATGATTCCACAAGATGAGTATCCAGAAATCAACTTTGTGGGGCTGCTGATTGGGCCCAG AGGGAACACCTTGAAGAACATAGAGAAGGAGTGTAACGCCAAGATCATGATCCGGGGGAAAGGCTCTGTGAAAGAAGGGAAAGTCGGACGCAAAGATGGCCAGATGCTGCCAGGAGAAGATGAGCCGCTTCATGCCCTGGTTACTGCCAATACCATGGAGAATGTGAAGAAAGCAGTAGAACAG ATAAGAAACATTCTGAAGCAGGGTATTGAGACTCCTGAGGACCAGAACGATCTACGGAAGATGCAGCTTCGAGAGTTGGCTCGTTTGAATGGGACCCTTCGGGAAGACGATAACAG GATCTTAAGACCCTGGCAGAGCTCGGAGACCCGCAGCATTACCAATACCACAGTGTGTACCAAGTGTGGAGGGGCTGGCCACATTGCTTCCGATTGCAAATTCCAAAG GCCTGGTGACCCCCAGTCAGCTCAGGATAAAGCACGGATGGATAAAGAATACTTATCCCTCATGGCCGAACTGGGGGAGGCACCTGTGCCCGCATCTGTGGGCTCCACCTCTGGGCCTGCCACCACACCCCTGGCCAGTGCGCCTCGGCCCGCTGCTCCCGCCAGCAATCCACCTCCGCCG TCTCTCATGTCCACTACCCAGAGCCGCCCACCCTGGATGAATTCTGGCCCGTCAGAGAGTCGGCCCTACCATGGCATGCACGGAGGTGGCCCTGGTGGGCCCGGAGGTGGCCCGCACAGCTTCCCACACCCGTTACCCAGCCTGACGGGCGGGCACGGAGGACATCCCATGCAACACAACCCGAATGGACCCCCTCCTCCTTGGATGCAGCCGCCGCCACCACCGATGAACCAGGGCCCCCACCCACCTGGACACCATGGCCCTCCTCCAATGG TACCTGGGAAGTACGCCTGTGGGCTCTGGGGTCTATCGCCTGCATCAAGGAAAAG GTATGATGCCGCCGCCACCTATGGGCATgatgccgccgccgccgccgcctcccagTGGGCAgcctccaccccctccctctgGTCCTCTTCCCccatggcagcagcagcagcagcagcctccgcCACCCCCTCCGCCCAGCAGCAGTATGGCTTCCAGTACCCCTTTGCCatggcagcaaa ATACGACGACTACCACCACGAGCGCTGGCACAGGGTCCATCCCGCCATGGCAACAGCAGCAGGCGGCTGCCGCAGCTTCTCCAGGAGCCCCTCAGATGCAAGGCAACCCCACTATGGTGCCCCTGCCCCCAGGGGTCCAGCCGCCTCTGCCGCCCGGGGCCCCTCCCCCTCCGCCGCCTCCGCCGCCTGGTTCCGCCGGCATGATGTatgccccgccccctcctcctccgCCTCCCATGGACCCTTCTAA